From a region of the Anaerolineales bacterium genome:
- a CDS encoding endo-1,4-beta-xylanase, which yields MRRIVTMLILSGALISSCARATTEAAMGETEVETEMPKIEKEPTPTTTTAPAVQTDIPALKDVFKDKFLIGTAIEPAQLDSPLHVELLKYHFNSITAENAMKPEEIHPSEDFYTFENADRIAEFAQENGIALRGHTLIWHNQIGNWFFMEGDDPVSPETLKARMESHITTIMQHYQGQIYAWDVVNEPVDQNQPDGFYRNKWYEVLGPEYIELAFRYARNADPDAKLFLNEVSTTDPSKRDQIVALVRDLQAKGVPIDGIGMQMHISLTNPSLRDFEAALEAYSQLGIEIQITELDITVYDNRQQSFDEASAELLNEQGHRVKDLFDIMDKYSDSITSVTFWGMTDDQSWLNYFFVERQDWPLPFDANLQAKPFYWGMVDPTKLTPRIHYANASEGTIVVDGVDDERWQFTDAITIADEGSAISAKAKALWDTNYLYLLLQVTDATPLQDDRITLLLDEGNDKTESMDENDSVYHYDLNEDWQNSDDAAVVETEQGYWLEVRLPLEYVEGAVDTMMGFDLIIQDGEGSFIRWNDLGELERTTPAFWGTLTFVESPKGRVVHRGSAILDGVKDEAYEVGDPLIVDTFIQGIEDEENVFTGATAKVWLLWDENALYAYAEVADSVLSAASNTVYLQDSIEIFLDENNRKTGFYEPDDGQYRVSFENTTSFGSTGSVEGFESATKIIDGGYAVEVVLPYRTITPSPGTVIGFDFQVNDDQGSGVRDSISKWNDASNDSWQSTSGYGVLILQE from the coding sequence ATGAGAAGAATCGTTACCATGCTGATACTATCTGGTGCACTCATCTCATCCTGCGCCAGAGCGACGACAGAGGCAGCCATGGGCGAAACCGAAGTCGAAACCGAGATGCCGAAGATCGAAAAGGAACCGACACCTACGACAACGACGGCGCCGGCCGTTCAAACCGATATTCCCGCACTGAAGGACGTCTTCAAGGATAAATTTCTCATCGGAACGGCGATCGAACCCGCTCAGTTGGACAGCCCGCTGCATGTAGAGTTGCTGAAATACCATTTCAACAGCATCACGGCCGAGAACGCCATGAAACCGGAAGAGATCCATCCCTCCGAGGATTTTTATACGTTCGAGAACGCCGATCGAATCGCCGAATTCGCCCAGGAAAACGGCATCGCCTTACGCGGGCATACGCTGATCTGGCACAATCAAATCGGAAATTGGTTTTTCATGGAAGGCGACGATCCAGTCTCCCCCGAGACACTGAAAGCACGCATGGAATCGCACATCACGACGATCATGCAGCACTATCAAGGGCAAATCTATGCCTGGGACGTCGTCAACGAGCCCGTCGACCAGAATCAGCCGGACGGTTTCTACCGCAATAAGTGGTACGAAGTGCTCGGACCGGAATACATCGAACTGGCCTTTCGCTATGCACGAAACGCCGATCCCGATGCCAAATTGTTCTTGAACGAGGTCAGCACCACGGATCCCTCCAAACGGGATCAGATCGTGGCTTTGGTCCGGGATCTACAGGCCAAAGGCGTGCCTATCGACGGGATCGGCATGCAGATGCACATTTCGCTCACCAATCCGTCCCTGCGAGATTTCGAAGCCGCACTCGAAGCCTACTCCCAATTGGGGATTGAAATCCAGATCACCGAATTGGACATCACCGTTTACGACAATCGGCAGCAATCCTTCGACGAAGCAAGTGCGGAACTGCTCAACGAACAGGGTCACCGGGTCAAAGACCTCTTCGACATCATGGACAAGTACAGCGACAGCATCACCAGCGTCACATTCTGGGGGATGACGGACGATCAGTCCTGGCTGAATTACTTCTTCGTCGAGCGCCAGGATTGGCCACTGCCCTTCGATGCCAATCTCCAGGCGAAACCATTCTATTGGGGCATGGTCGATCCGACGAAGCTCACGCCGAGGATCCATTACGCCAACGCCTCCGAAGGCACGATCGTGGTCGACGGCGTCGATGACGAACGCTGGCAATTCACGGACGCCATCACCATCGCTGACGAAGGCAGCGCAATATCGGCGAAAGCAAAGGCACTCTGGGACACGAATTATCTCTACCTGTTACTGCAGGTCACGGACGCGACGCCGCTGCAGGACGATCGAATCACCCTGCTGCTCGACGAGGGTAACGATAAAACGGAATCGATGGACGAGAACGACAGCGTCTACCATTACGATCTGAATGAAGATTGGCAGAACTCCGATGACGCAGCCGTCGTCGAGACGGAGCAGGGCTATTGGCTCGAAGTGCGCCTGCCGCTCGAATACGTCGAAGGCGCGGTCGACACCATGATGGGATTCGATCTCATCATCCAGGACGGAGAGGGTTCCTTCATCCGCTGGAACGACCTGGGCGAACTCGAGCGAACGACGCCGGCGTTCTGGGGGACGCTGACCTTTGTGGAATCGCCGAAGGGCAGGGTCGTGCATCGAGGCTCGGCGATTCTGGACGGCGTCAAGGACGAGGCCTACGAAGTCGGCGATCCTTTGATTGTGGACACGTTCATCCAGGGAATCGAAGACGAAGAAAATGTCTTCACCGGTGCAACGGCGAAAGTGTGGCTCTTGTGGGACGAAAACGCACTTTACGCCTATGCTGAAGTGGCCGATTCCGTTCTGAGCGCAGCCAGCAACACCGTTTACTTGCAGGACAGCATCGAGATCTTCCTCGACGAGAACAACCGCAAGACGGGCTTCTACGAACCGGATGACGGCCAGTACCGCGTGAGTTTCGAAAATACGACCTCGTTTGGTTCGACGGGCAGCGTAGAGGGATTTGAGAGCGCCACGAAAATAATCGACGGCGGCTATGCTGTCGAGGTCGTTCTGCCCTATCGCACCATCACGCCCAGTCCAGGAACCGTGATCGGGTTCGACTTCCAGGTGAACGACGATCAGGGCAGCGGGGTGAGAGACAGCATTTCCAAGTGGAACGATGCCTCGAACGATTCGTGGCAGTCCACCAGCGGATACGGCGTGCTCATCCTGCAGGAGTAA
- a CDS encoding helix-turn-helix transcriptional regulator produces MQRFLRTCLMVLLRHEERHGYALLPELEEFGFADGTLDPSLVYRALRDMEADGWLQSNWEEESQGPRRRSYKLTNLGEEQLAYFITDLKRTRGEIDALVQVYEKSGDES; encoded by the coding sequence GTGCAGCGTTTCCTGAGGACCTGTCTCATGGTGCTGCTGCGTCATGAGGAACGGCATGGCTATGCACTGCTTCCCGAATTGGAGGAATTCGGGTTTGCCGATGGAACGCTGGATCCCAGTTTGGTCTACCGGGCGCTGCGCGATATGGAAGCGGATGGCTGGCTGCAATCCAATTGGGAGGAAGAAAGCCAGGGACCCCGGCGCCGTTCGTACAAATTGACGAATCTCGGCGAGGAGCAGCTGGCGTACTTCATCACCGATCTAAAACGAACGCGCGGTGAAATCGACGCGCTCGTTCAAGTGTACGAAAAATCCGGGGACGAGTCCTGA
- a CDS encoding ASCH domain-containing protein has product MQPAGSFSFGFSPADASQIAELVINGTKTATGSVLWSYEYDKEALPRRGEHWIVLDGKRDPVCIIRTTDVAIIAFEEVPECYAREGGEGDRTMKTWRAIYWKYILSECSRIGREPSKKAPLVMERFEVVYRKPLQAE; this is encoded by the coding sequence ATGCAACCAGCGGGTTCTTTTTCGTTCGGCTTCAGTCCTGCGGACGCCTCCCAGATCGCCGAATTGGTCATAAACGGAACGAAGACGGCAACCGGTTCGGTGCTCTGGTCGTACGAATACGATAAGGAAGCTCTTCCCCGTCGTGGAGAACATTGGATCGTGCTCGACGGCAAGCGCGACCCGGTCTGCATCATCCGGACGACGGACGTAGCCATCATCGCCTTCGAAGAAGTTCCCGAATGCTACGCCCGTGAAGGCGGCGAGGGAGATCGAACGATGAAGACCTGGAGAGCGATCTACTGGAAATACATTCTCTCGGAGTGTTCTCGCATCGGACGAGAACCCAGCAAGAAGGCTCCCCTGGTCATGGAGCGCTTCGAAGTCGTATACCGTAAGCCATTGCAGGCAGAGTAA
- a CDS encoding GNAT family N-acetyltransferase: MSNRPTLSTERLILRPFILDDAPRVQKLAGEKAIASTTLNIPHPYEDGMAEDWIETHAEAFEKGESVTFAIVLKQENVLIGAVGLDVNAVHDRAEMGYWIGAPYWSNGYASEAARAVLEYGFVERKLNRICASHLSRNPASGRVMQKIGMTHEASFRAHVKKWEKFEDLEVYGILKDEFK, encoded by the coding sequence ATGTCAAATAGACCCACTTTATCCACCGAACGCCTGATTTTACGCCCCTTCATTTTGGACGATGCGCCGCGCGTGCAGAAACTTGCCGGCGAGAAAGCCATCGCTTCGACCACTTTGAACATCCCGCATCCCTACGAAGACGGCATGGCCGAAGATTGGATCGAGACCCATGCTGAAGCCTTCGAAAAAGGCGAGTCCGTAACCTTTGCCATCGTTCTGAAACAAGAAAACGTACTCATTGGCGCCGTAGGGTTGGATGTAAACGCCGTGCACGACCGGGCGGAAATGGGATATTGGATCGGGGCGCCCTATTGGAGCAATGGCTACGCCTCCGAAGCAGCTCGGGCCGTTCTCGAGTATGGCTTCGTCGAGCGCAAGCTGAACCGAATCTGCGCTTCCCACCTCTCGCGCAATCCCGCCTCCGGCAGAGTGATGCAGAAGATCGGCATGACTCACGAGGCATCTTTTCGGGCGCATGTAAAAAAGTGGGAGAAGTTTGAAGATCTGGAAGTGTACGGGATTCTCAAGGATGAATTTAAATAG
- a CDS encoding cytochrome ubiquinol oxidase subunit I translates to MDIVTLARWHFAITTVYHFFFVPITLGLSVLVALMETTYLRTGNERYKRMTKFWGKLFLINFAMGVVTGIVMEFQFGMNWSEYSRFVGDVFGAPLAIEALLAFFLESTFLGMWIFGWERLSKRAHAVTIWLVAIGANVSALWILIANSFMQEPVGYALSSGRAEMVDFGALVTNPHVWLQFPHVFASGLTTASFFILGISAYHLLRKTQEIELFKTSFKWAAITGLVAAGAVGLIGHAQGQHMMKTQPMKMAAGEALWNSEDPASLSLFTIIDEKDHKNLYSIEIPRILSFMAFNRMEGMVHGINQLQAEYEQTYGPGNYIPPVTISFWTFRIMVGVGLLMILLAAVGLWQVWRGRLTIPNLFLKILPWAIVLPFIANTSGWIFTEVGRQPWIVFGLLRTENSVSPTLSAGTLLFSLISFGLIYSILIAVDVYLLRKYATQPELELLSSEQV, encoded by the coding sequence ATGGATATCGTCACATTGGCGCGCTGGCACTTCGCGATCACCACCGTTTATCACTTCTTCTTCGTGCCCATCACCCTCGGCTTGTCCGTTTTGGTGGCCCTCATGGAGACGACCTATCTCCGCACCGGCAACGAACGCTACAAGCGCATGACCAAGTTCTGGGGCAAACTCTTCCTGATCAACTTCGCCATGGGCGTGGTCACCGGCATCGTGATGGAATTCCAGTTCGGCATGAATTGGTCGGAGTATTCCCGCTTCGTCGGCGACGTCTTTGGGGCGCCACTCGCCATCGAAGCGCTTTTGGCCTTCTTCCTCGAATCGACGTTCCTGGGGATGTGGATTTTCGGTTGGGAGAGATTGTCCAAGCGCGCGCACGCAGTCACGATCTGGCTGGTCGCAATTGGGGCCAACGTATCGGCTTTGTGGATTCTCATCGCCAATTCCTTCATGCAGGAGCCGGTTGGATACGCGCTGAGCAGCGGGCGTGCGGAAATGGTCGATTTCGGTGCACTCGTCACCAACCCCCACGTCTGGCTGCAGTTCCCCCACGTATTCGCCTCGGGGCTGACGACCGCATCGTTCTTCATCCTCGGCATCAGCGCCTACCACCTGCTGCGGAAAACCCAAGAAATCGAACTCTTCAAGACGTCCTTCAAATGGGCTGCCATCACCGGGCTCGTCGCGGCTGGCGCAGTCGGCCTGATCGGTCACGCACAAGGCCAGCACATGATGAAAACACAGCCCATGAAGATGGCCGCCGGCGAAGCGCTTTGGAACAGCGAAGACCCCGCATCTCTATCGCTGTTCACCATCATCGACGAAAAAGATCATAAGAACCTCTACTCTATCGAAATTCCTAGAATCTTGAGTTTTATGGCCTTCAATCGCATGGAGGGAATGGTCCACGGAATCAACCAACTGCAGGCGGAATACGAGCAGACCTATGGTCCGGGGAATTACATTCCCCCCGTCACCATCAGCTTCTGGACATTCCGCATCATGGTCGGCGTGGGACTCTTGATGATCTTGCTGGCGGCCGTTGGGTTATGGCAGGTATGGCGCGGGCGTCTCACTATTCCCAATCTGTTCTTGAAAATCCTGCCCTGGGCCATTGTGCTGCCGTTTATCGCCAACACCAGCGGTTGGATTTTCACCGAAGTCGGACGCCAACCCTGGATCGTCTTCGGTCTATTGAGAACGGAAAATTCCGTCTCCCCAACCCTCTCCGCAGGCACATTGCTGTTCTCGCTGATCAGTTTTGGCTTGATCTATTCCATACTGATCGCCGTAGACGTCTATCTGCTGCGGAAATACGCCACGCAGCCGGAGTTGGAACTACTATCTTCCGAACAAGTCTGA
- the cydB gene encoding cytochrome d ubiquinol oxidase subunit II, with product MALNTIWFILIGVLFTGFFFLEGFDYGVGILLPFLGKDDRERRLMINSIGPHWDANEVWLIAAGGAMFAAFPHWYATLFSGFYIALVLMLLALIVRGVAFEFRSKSEGARWRSTWDWAICIGSAIPALLWGVAMANIVRGVPIDANMQYVGTFGDLLNPFALVAGVTSLLLFTLHGANFLTIKIEGAVTARAESLALRLWPVVIIFGLIVSVMGYFETDVVSRLGYFILIIPLAAIVAIGSVGWLIRRKRMGWAFVMAGACIVLFTLSMFVGLYPRVMTSSLQPDAWSLTIENASSSPYTLRVMSIVALIFLPIVLLYQAWSYRVFRRRLTSTSSLEY from the coding sequence ATGGCCTTAAACACCATCTGGTTCATACTCATCGGCGTTCTGTTTACCGGATTTTTCTTCTTGGAGGGATTCGACTACGGCGTTGGAATCTTGCTTCCCTTTCTGGGTAAAGACGACCGCGAACGCCGCTTGATGATCAATTCGATTGGACCCCACTGGGACGCCAATGAAGTCTGGCTGATCGCCGCCGGCGGAGCGATGTTCGCCGCGTTTCCACATTGGTATGCCACCCTGTTCAGCGGCTTTTATATTGCCCTGGTGCTCATGCTTCTGGCGCTCATCGTACGCGGTGTGGCGTTCGAATTCCGCAGCAAAAGCGAAGGCGCCCGATGGCGCAGCACGTGGGATTGGGCGATCTGTATCGGCAGCGCAATCCCGGCATTGCTGTGGGGCGTCGCCATGGCGAACATCGTGCGTGGCGTCCCCATCGACGCAAACATGCAGTACGTGGGCACCTTCGGCGATCTGCTCAATCCGTTCGCTTTAGTCGCCGGGGTGACCTCGCTGCTGCTTTTCACCCTGCACGGCGCCAATTTCCTGACGATCAAAATCGAGGGAGCGGTAACGGCGCGAGCGGAAAGCCTGGCCTTGCGGCTTTGGCCGGTGGTAATCATCTTCGGCTTGATCGTGTCGGTGATGGGCTACTTCGAAACCGACGTCGTTTCCCGCCTCGGCTACTTCATCTTGATTATCCCCCTCGCCGCCATCGTAGCGATCGGCAGCGTGGGCTGGCTGATCCGTCGAAAACGGATGGGCTGGGCGTTCGTCATGGCCGGCGCCTGCATCGTTCTATTCACCCTTAGCATGTTCGTGGGCCTCTACCCGCGCGTGATGACGTCAAGCTTGCAGCCCGACGCCTGGAGTCTGACGATCGAAAACGCCTCCTCCAGCCCGTACACCTTACGCGTCATGAGCATCGTTGCGCTCATCTTCCTGCCCATCGTATTGCTCTACCAGGCCTGGTCTTACCGCGTCTTTCGGCGCAGGTTGACGAGTACGTCATCCCTGGAATACTGA
- the cydD gene encoding thiol reductant ABC exporter subunit CydD — MLRVDPRLLQEARSARRGLIASVLLGTLSSVPLILSAYLLSQIVAGVFLAGQTLNEALIPIFMILVLQILRAGLNWGSESTAAHAAGEIEHSLRQRTASHLMALGPSFTRRERTGELSNTILEGIEALDSYFRQYLPQIARSVFIPLAILAFVFPLDSISGLVLLLTAPLIPVFMILIGDTAERLTRRQWSRLSLMSAQFLDVLQCLTTLKALGRSSKQSESIQSASDQFRHLTMKVLRVTFLSALVLEWVATISTAVVAVETGLRLQHGQLAFQQAFFILLLAPEFYQPLRNLALRFHAGMSGVAAAGRIFEILGTPLHIHKPSISSTVRVPGAAVDIDFDDVHAAYETGTRQALRGVSFQIAAGKSLALVGPSGSGKTTIAQLLLRFIQAERGQIRVGEIALEALDPVQWRTHIAWVPQNPYLFNTSITENIRIARPRAEDSQVVDAARQAHVHEFIAGLPNGYDTQIGEQGARLSAGQVQMIALARAFLKDAPFLIFDEATSNLDVEREAQIHTALKHLLQGRTCLLIAHRLTSVRDADKIVVLSEGRILEQGSHEALVRQRGTYQRMLRAYQGTA; from the coding sequence ATGTTGAGAGTCGATCCAAGACTGCTGCAGGAAGCCCGCTCGGCCCGGCGCGGGCTGATTGCGTCTGTGCTGCTGGGCACGCTTTCCAGCGTTCCCCTCATTCTCTCGGCCTATCTCTTGAGTCAGATCGTAGCCGGTGTCTTTCTCGCCGGCCAGACCTTGAATGAAGCCCTGATTCCAATCTTCATGATCCTCGTCCTGCAAATCCTGCGCGCCGGGTTGAACTGGGGAAGCGAAAGTACGGCCGCGCACGCAGCCGGGGAGATCGAACACTCCCTGCGGCAGCGCACGGCGAGTCACCTGATGGCTCTGGGTCCATCGTTCACCCGCCGAGAGCGCACCGGCGAGTTGAGCAACACGATCTTGGAAGGTATCGAAGCGCTGGACAGCTATTTTCGCCAGTACCTGCCGCAGATCGCCAGGAGCGTTTTCATTCCGCTCGCCATCCTTGCCTTCGTCTTCCCGCTGGACTCCATATCGGGGCTGGTTCTCCTGCTCACCGCACCTTTGATCCCCGTCTTCATGATCCTCATCGGCGACACTGCCGAACGGCTCACGCGCCGCCAATGGAGCAGGCTGAGTCTCATGAGCGCACAGTTCCTCGACGTGCTGCAGTGCCTGACGACGCTGAAGGCGCTCGGCCGCAGCAGCAAACAAAGCGAGTCGATACAGTCTGCCAGCGACCAATTCCGGCACCTGACCATGAAAGTGCTGCGTGTGACGTTTCTCTCTGCGCTCGTTCTCGAATGGGTGGCCACGATCAGCACGGCCGTGGTGGCCGTCGAAACGGGGCTGCGGCTGCAGCATGGCCAGCTTGCCTTCCAGCAAGCCTTTTTCATCCTGCTGCTTGCCCCCGAGTTCTACCAACCGCTGCGCAATTTGGCTCTGCGCTTCCACGCAGGGATGTCGGGCGTGGCGGCTGCCGGGCGGATTTTCGAAATTCTTGGGACTCCGCTTCACATCCACAAGCCTTCGATCTCCTCCACCGTTCGAGTCCCCGGGGCGGCGGTAGACATCGATTTCGACGACGTCCATGCTGCATACGAGACGGGAACGCGCCAGGCGCTGCGCGGCGTCAGCTTCCAAATCGCCGCCGGCAAAAGCCTGGCCCTCGTCGGACCCAGCGGCTCGGGAAAAACCACCATCGCCCAGCTCCTGCTGCGCTTCATCCAGGCCGAGCGAGGCCAGATTCGAGTGGGCGAGATCGCATTGGAAGCGCTCGATCCGGTTCAATGGCGTACACACATCGCCTGGGTGCCGCAAAACCCATATCTCTTCAACACGTCGATCACCGAGAACATTCGCATCGCCAGGCCGCGTGCGGAAGACAGTCAGGTCGTAGACGCCGCCAGACAAGCCCACGTTCACGAATTCATCGCCGGACTGCCGAACGGGTACGACACGCAGATCGGGGAGCAAGGTGCCCGGCTGAGCGCCGGTCAGGTGCAGATGATCGCGCTGGCGCGCGCCTTTCTCAAAGACGCACCTTTCCTGATTTTCGACGAGGCCACATCGAATCTAGACGTCGAACGCGAAGCGCAGATTCACACGGCGTTGAAACACCTGCTGCAAGGCCGCACCTGTTTGTTGATCGCCCACCGTTTGACCTCCGTCCGGGACGCCGACAAGATCGTCGTGCTCTCAGAAGGGCGCATCCTGGAACAGGGTTCGCACGAAGCGCTCGTCAGACAAAGGGGAACGTATCAGCGCATGCTGCGCGCCTATCAGGGAACAGCGTGA
- the cydC gene encoding thiol reductant ABC exporter subunit CydC: protein MRRNASLRLFKLAAPFWRQMGLAILAGFATIASSIGLLATSAYIIAFAALQPSIAELQVAIVAVRFFGLARGAFRYAERLLSHNVALRLIARLRVWFFRRLEPLAPARLIQYRSGDLLRRIVGDVDTLEFFFIRVVSPPFVALAVSALTWALLGSFDLRLAMSVVGFHFLAGIILPVTMLRWSRNSGRRLVEVRAQLKAAVVENLQGAADILAFGQEEAHLERLHRLSRRLTELQTGLARRDAFAAVLNDLTMSLAALVALVLCIPLVRQGQIEGIYLAVILLATMSSFEATAPLAATFRKLEEQTSAADRLFEIIDATPAVEDPAEPAPRPADPTIQFDAVCFRYRTALPLAVDGIDFELPPGGKLAIVGANGSGKTSIVNLLLRFWDYESGSIRIGPHEIGDYRQEDLRGLMSVVPQRSQFLNDTIRGNLILAQPDAHPARLEAAARCAQVLDFIQSLPQGFDTRIGESGLLLSAGERQRLAIARALLKDAALLILDEPTTHLDAITERSLMNDLLAWSQDQSVLLITHRLVNLHRMDQIIVLRQGRVIERGSHASLIEREGVYWRLLQRQNQADLIETLGAGRTC, encoded by the coding sequence GTGAGAAGGAACGCATCACTTCGACTTTTTAAGCTCGCGGCTCCCTTCTGGAGACAGATGGGATTGGCCATCCTGGCCGGATTTGCGACCATCGCCAGCAGCATCGGCCTCCTGGCAACCTCCGCCTACATCATTGCTTTTGCCGCCCTCCAGCCCTCGATCGCCGAACTGCAGGTCGCCATCGTGGCCGTTCGCTTTTTCGGTCTGGCGCGCGGCGCATTTCGGTACGCGGAGCGCCTGCTGTCACACAACGTTGCCTTGCGCTTGATCGCCCGTTTGCGTGTCTGGTTCTTTCGTAGGCTGGAACCGCTTGCCCCGGCGCGTTTGATTCAGTATCGAAGCGGCGATTTGCTGCGCCGCATCGTGGGCGACGTCGATACGCTGGAATTCTTCTTCATCCGCGTGGTTTCGCCGCCGTTCGTCGCGCTCGCCGTCAGTGCATTGACGTGGGCGCTTCTGGGCAGTTTTGATCTCCGTCTGGCAATGAGCGTCGTCGGATTCCATTTTCTGGCGGGCATCATCCTGCCGGTAACCATGCTGCGCTGGAGCCGCAATTCTGGTCGCCGCCTGGTAGAGGTGCGCGCACAACTCAAGGCCGCCGTCGTCGAGAATCTCCAGGGAGCCGCCGACATCCTGGCCTTCGGCCAGGAAGAAGCACACCTCGAACGCCTGCATCGTTTGAGTCGGAGGCTCACGGAACTGCAAACTGGCCTCGCCAGGCGAGACGCCTTCGCCGCAGTGCTCAACGACCTAACGATGAGCCTGGCGGCCCTCGTCGCCCTCGTACTCTGCATCCCTTTGGTCCGCCAGGGACAGATCGAGGGTATCTACCTGGCCGTCATCCTTTTGGCGACGATGTCCAGCTTCGAGGCCACCGCACCACTTGCCGCAACATTCCGTAAGCTCGAAGAACAGACTTCCGCCGCGGATCGACTTTTCGAAATTATCGACGCCACACCTGCCGTCGAAGATCCCGCAGAACCCGCCCCACGGCCTGCCGATCCCACAATTCAGTTCGATGCCGTGTGTTTCCGCTACCGTACAGCCCTGCCGCTCGCCGTGGACGGGATCGATTTCGAGCTGCCGCCCGGCGGGAAATTGGCCATCGTGGGGGCGAACGGGTCGGGAAAAACGTCGATCGTGAACCTCTTGCTCCGATTTTGGGACTACGAAAGTGGATCCATTCGAATCGGTCCGCACGAGATTGGCGATTACCGCCAGGAGGACCTGCGCGGATTGATGAGCGTCGTCCCGCAGCGCTCGCAATTTTTAAACGATACGATTCGAGGAAACCTGATTCTGGCGCAGCCCGACGCGCATCCAGCGCGGCTCGAAGCTGCCGCCCGTTGCGCGCAAGTCCTTGACTTCATCCAATCCCTGCCGCAGGGTTTCGATACCCGCATCGGCGAAAGCGGGCTGCTTTTGAGTGCGGGAGAACGCCAGCGGCTGGCAATCGCCAGAGCGCTCTTGAAAGACGCCGCGCTGTTGATCCTGGACGAGCCGACCACCCATTTGGATGCCATCACCGAGCGCTCGTTGATGAACGATTTACTCGCCTGGTCGCAGGATCAGAGCGTGCTGCTCATCACCCACCGCCTTGTCAACCTGCACCGCATGGATCAGATTATCGTCCTGCGGCAGGGCCGCGTGATCGAACGCGGTAGCCACGCCAGCCTCATCGAGCGGGAAGGCGTTTATTGGCGACTGTTGCAGCGCCAAAACCAGGCCGACTTGATTGAAACGCTCGGCGCCGGGAGAACGTGTTAG
- a CDS encoding MFS transporter, whose translation MTLQETKSSESTGYLPLIRSNPNFRYLWFGQIISLLGDWFNLIASATLINQFSESGLAISGLFVIRMLAPFLISPLAGVLADRLDRRRLLISADLLRAAVVLCFLFVRTPSQVWLLYSLTAVQLAISGIFFPARTSILPDIVVERDLGHANAISSATWSIMLALGSALGGLAAGSWGVYPAFIIDASTFLFSAFFIAHISYAKLSGNQRPLSGQRSSLNQYIDGLRYLKRHPHVFVLTLHKAAFSLLISGPFQVVQVAIAEKVFVIGENGGIGLGILFAAAGIGTGFGPIVARVFTQDRERPLSIWLAIGYPLGTIGSLIMAPMASFGIVLLGTMLRAVGGGLNWVFSNQLLFQTVPEDVRGRVFASEFAFFSLASAVGSLAGGWGVDRPQVGIEGTLLWMAALILVPGVLWSLWLIRRRPREAR comes from the coding sequence ATGACCCTCCAAGAAACGAAATCCAGCGAATCAACCGGCTACCTCCCTCTTATCCGCTCGAATCCCAATTTCCGCTATCTGTGGTTCGGCCAGATCATCAGTTTGCTGGGGGATTGGTTCAATCTGATCGCCTCGGCGACGCTGATCAATCAGTTCTCTGAAAGTGGGCTGGCTATCAGCGGGTTGTTCGTCATCCGCATGCTGGCGCCTTTCCTGATCAGCCCGCTCGCGGGCGTCCTCGCAGACCGCCTCGATCGCAGGCGTTTGTTGATCTCCGCCGACTTGCTGCGTGCAGCGGTCGTTCTGTGCTTCTTGTTCGTACGAACGCCCAGCCAGGTCTGGTTGTTGTATAGCCTGACCGCCGTGCAGTTGGCCATCAGCGGCATTTTCTTCCCTGCGCGCACTTCAATCCTCCCCGATATCGTCGTGGAAAGAGATCTCGGCCACGCCAACGCGATATCCTCCGCCACCTGGTCGATCATGCTCGCCCTGGGTTCTGCACTCGGCGGATTGGCGGCCGGCAGTTGGGGGGTATATCCCGCCTTCATCATCGATGCTTCCACCTTCCTTTTTTCGGCGTTCTTCATCGCACACATCAGCTACGCAAAACTGTCTGGAAATCAGAGACCTTTGAGCGGCCAGCGCTCGAGTCTCAACCAATACATCGATGGCTTGCGCTACCTCAAGCGTCATCCGCACGTGTTCGTCCTCACGCTGCACAAAGCTGCATTCAGCCTGTTGATCTCCGGTCCGTTTCAAGTCGTGCAGGTGGCGATCGCAGAAAAGGTGTTCGTCATCGGCGAGAACGGCGGCATTGGCCTGGGCATTCTCTTCGCCGCGGCCGGAATCGGCACGGGATTTGGCCCCATCGTTGCACGTGTATTCACGCAAGATCGAGAGCGGCCGTTGAGCATCTGGCTTGCCATCGGATATCCGTTGGGCACCATCGGATCGTTGATCATGGCCCCCATGGCGAGCTTCGGGATCGTCCTGTTGGGTACGATGCTGCGCGCCGTCGGCGGCGGTCTCAACTGGGTTTTTTCGAATCAACTGCTGTTTCAGACCGTGCCCGAAGATGTGCGCGGGCGCGTCTTCGCTTCAGAGTTTGCGTTTTTTTCGCTGGCAAGCGCAGTGGGCTCGCTCGCCGGAGGCTGGGGAGTCGACCGGCCGCAGGTGGGAATCGAAGGCACTTTGCTGTGGATGGCCGCGTTGATTCTCGTGCCCGGGGTTTTATGGTCGCTGTGGCTGATACGCAGGCGCCCTCGCGAGGCGCGTTGA